From Selenomonas sp. AB3002, one genomic window encodes:
- a CDS encoding MBL fold metallo-hydrolase, with product MKMKAIELIKSIRELNDDMVDAARNVSLDVDDDALVADLARWAAKRCGEDEADVLREVKAWAETDSPFPTLRDILEVGAECNEEHDNPPPPWKFRDFLGFRGMEERNEWYKKRVHITIHRGTKQIGGSITEINMGETNIVVDLGSQLPGSHGSLSDDEIVKELFRPFRSHIDAVFFTHYHGDHTGLMDKIPSDVPIYMDSAMLTILRKLHEHTGNKVMQELLANHNGRIHPFTAGETLRIGDISVHTFFVDHSAYHANMFLFEGAGHTILHSGDFRSTGYMSKSLNIIPGLIHDSYHKEVDVLLIEGTMITRSSEHLLTEWNVKKEAMDFMRDHRQIFVVCSSTNFDSLTSICRVAQANHLPIYGSPYIMEMLKTFSDMAGAYTGLYDLPPIKGIDELKRAHPKEGVVLLGSLLNRKKEDAYSLYDRYGCYMSDYKPHLIYSMWQGYLNPKHPAYDEGLATFVNRFGDEVKYIHSTGHADRATLAKFIKDIAPRKYIVPFHTENPAGFKELDVEDKYRDMMIFPQDGDTIDVGGGEIWYE from the coding sequence ATGAAAATGAAAGCCATTGAACTTATTAAGTCGATTAGGGAATTGAATGATGACATGGTGGATGCCGCACGGAATGTGTCTTTGGATGTCGATGATGATGCATTAGTTGCCGATTTGGCTCGTTGGGCAGCCAAGCGATGCGGAGAAGACGAGGCGGATGTACTGCGTGAGGTAAAAGCATGGGCAGAGACCGATTCGCCATTTCCCACCTTGCGAGATATTTTGGAAGTAGGTGCTGAGTGCAACGAAGAACATGACAATCCGCCACCACCATGGAAATTCCGTGATTTTCTCGGCTTTCGCGGAATGGAAGAGCGCAACGAATGGTATAAAAAGCGTGTGCATATTACCATTCATCGGGGAACAAAACAGATTGGAGGCAGCATCACCGAAATTAATATGGGGGAAACGAATATCGTGGTAGACCTTGGTAGTCAACTGCCAGGGAGTCATGGATCGTTAAGCGATGATGAGATTGTCAAAGAACTATTCCGGCCTTTTCGCTCCCACATTGATGCCGTGTTCTTCACCCATTATCATGGCGACCATACGGGATTGATGGATAAAATACCCTCTGATGTTCCCATCTACATGGATTCGGCCATGTTGACGATTTTACGGAAACTCCATGAGCATACCGGCAATAAGGTTATGCAGGAGCTGCTTGCCAATCATAATGGCCGTATTCACCCATTTACGGCAGGAGAAACCTTACGAATAGGCGATATTAGCGTGCACACCTTCTTTGTTGACCACTCGGCCTATCATGCTAATATGTTCCTTTTTGAGGGCGCAGGGCATACTATTCTTCACAGTGGTGATTTTAGAAGCACGGGCTATATGAGCAAAAGCCTTAATATTATCCCGGGACTGATTCACGACAGTTATCACAAAGAAGTTGATGTACTCCTGATCGAAGGTACGATGATTACTCGCTCGTCGGAGCATCTTTTAACCGAATGGAACGTAAAAAAAGAAGCTATGGATTTTATGAGAGACCATCGACAGATTTTCGTCGTATGCTCTTCCACTAATTTTGACAGCCTCACATCTATTTGCCGAGTGGCGCAAGCAAACCATCTGCCCATTTACGGCAGTCCGTATATCATGGAAATGCTAAAGACTTTTTCTGATATGGCAGGTGCATATACAGGTCTTTACGATTTGCCGCCAATCAAGGGAATCGACGAATTGAAACGAGCACACCCAAAGGAAGGTGTGGTGTTGCTGGGCTCTCTCTTAAATCGAAAAAAAGAAGATGCGTATTCATTGTACGACAGATATGGCTGTTATATGAGCGATTATAAGCCGCATTTGATTTACTCCATGTGGCAAGGCTATTTGAACCCCAAACATCCTGCTTACGATGAGGGCTTGGCAACCTTCGTCAATCGATTCGGTGATGAGGTGAAATATATCCACTCGACAGGCCATGCTGACAGAGCAACCTTGGCGAAGTTTATCAAAGATATTGCTCCACGGAAATATATTGTACCTTTCCACACGGAAAATCCGGCAGGATTCAAGGAGCTTGATGTCGAAGATAAATACAGGGATATGATGATTTTCCCGCAGGACGGGGATACTATTGATGTTGGGGGAGGAGAGATTTGGTATGAATGA